GTTAAAGATAATATCTAGAAAGAACTAGAAAGAGTAAGTGAAGATGGAAGAAACGTATCAGTTGAGGACGGGGTAATAAGAATGTAGTTGCTCAAGGTGGCAGTCAGATACCATGAATACAAATAGAATTGCAACTATAGCATTTGTTTAAAAGTAGAAGTttcatatgtatctttttttttccagattgcTGATTTATATGAAGATTTCCATGTCACAAAACTCCCTCTCCTTGAACATGAAGTCCGTGGTGTGGAACAGGTTAAAGAATTCTCTGTAAATCTTATAAAGCCCTACACTCCATAAACATTCCAGTGCATGGAATCCTTGGACATCAGAATTATTGTTGCCTTGCTCATTGTGTTTGACATGGATATTAGATGAGTGAAAGTTTATCTCTTTGAGGTCTTGAATCTGTAAAAGTTTGTCATATTGAAGTGATGTTTAGTATGTCCAAATCATCTTACGCAAGTGGAAGTTGAGTGTACTCATATTTGACAAACTCAAAAGTCATTTTGTGTGTTTTGAGACTTTTAGGCATTAAGGTCTGTGTATTTATTGGGTCTATGTGATATATCTTTACAGATTTAATAAGAACTGAAGTGGGTTTACATTTATGCAGATTGTAAATGCACAAGAAGGTGCTGCTTATCCTTCTCATTTTAGAAACAAATCTACCTTAGGAGAAGTTCATCCCTGTTCATAGTTTGTTACTTGAATAGGCTGATTCCCATTGCTAAAAATCAGCTGCAGCAgtgatatatacacatagactCTGCAAACCATGATTATTCCAATTATGCAATGATCGTACATCTCAAGCTGCAGACTTTATAGCTGACTGACAGAATTCATGACATTATTATATGGCTAAAGTAGGGTTGTGTTGGGTCATGACTTTAAGTTTAGGGTGGTGCTACTCTAGTCTGAGAAgccctacagtaaatttgatttgACTGCTAAGAACTTGAACATTTCTATATCCTTTTGATAAATTGAGGTAGGATTTCTCAGTAACTCATGTGTTTAGTATGCATGAACCTGGATCATGGTACCATCAAAGTTTGCAAGTAAATAGTAAATTTTTCAGTTGTATTTCACATCATTAAGAAGACTGactattttctttttactgtaaAGGTTATTTTAAACATGTATTTATTTAGAATAGGTACATATATACTAGTTTTCTCAGTTCACCTCTTGAATTACCATTTTTGTAAGTATATTGCCAGTCTCCTTAAAAAGTAACTTAGATGGCTTTGTAAGTGTCCTTCATTCCAAGGACTGCTTTACTTTGATTAGTCAGGTTATTAatccattgtatgtatggtttgtTGAGGTTAATATGCAAGTTTCCTTAAATTTTTTGTTTACTCATATGGTTCTACAGCCTATACGATAAAGTGTGATGGAAAATTGCTCAGTATTTTTTGACAAGCTCATGAAATTGCATTTCAATGGAAAAGGTAATGAAAATACTTGTACTGTGTATACTAATAACTGCAGTTTTATTTCTTATTCAGGTATGAGAGAATGGATATGTATATTCCTTTACTGTTCAGGTGCAGTACTTTAGTAATGCATTATCAGAATCTGTAATAGACAGTAATTTATCAAATATCAAGACATCATCAGTCTAGTTGCAGCTCTTCAAAGTTCTCGTTAATTTTCTTTTGAGATATAGCAGTTCACCATGGATCCAAAATATAAACCCACTCAGAAGCCACTTGCATGCTGACACAGCTACCATTCATAACTGAGAAAGACATCAGTAGCTGATATTTAATACCATGATGTGGTATAAGCCTACctagaaatatatattatttttcttatactttataCTGGAAATTTTATCAATATTGCAATAACTGTGTATTAATTATATACCAGTtataaaaaaaatgtggtgaTTTGAACACAAAGATTTTCAGTCTCCTGGAGAGCAGAAAAATTCCTGTCAAGAACCATGGGGAAAAAAGGTTACATAACATGTATTGGCTATGACTTTGACGTGATAAGTACACTTCCATTTATACTATGTCTCATGACCTAATAACTTAAATGCGTTACTTCTGAATCCATGTTCAGTAAATACAAGTAGATGGTCTGTGGTGAGGTAGTTCAAAACAAGCCAATGGGTGCATTTCTGCTTGCATGTGTTATTTATGTAGATTGTTGAAATTATTTTGATGACTTGAGTGTATTATTACTTTCTATTCTAGATTTCTATATCATTGTATATTGTTAATCTATGGTGTTAGGTTAGAACCATAAAATTTCTCTATGAAATTTCTGAAAGGCCCCATGAAGGCTACTTGGTGCCTTTCCAGGATGTAAATATAGGGGTTTGAGATGGGGATCTAAATTATGCCAATTTCTGATATGAAATATCTATATGATTGACAATGCAGAGCAATAATGCCTCATTTTTTAATGTGGCTTAACCCAATACTCCAGGTATTGCTACTTGATAATAATTGCCAATTAAGTGCTTTGCATTACTTTATCATAAAACATTAATGCATTCTTCATTCACATGAGTTCAGTGCAGACCACTTTAGGAAATCTTCAGTCCAAGAAAGGAGATGTACAAGGTTATATGAGTACAAAGCTAGAAATAATTGAAGGCAGGGGCCATAATGGTGTTACAGCACTTAGATATGGTGCTGATCTCTTACTGTGGCTCTTAAGCAACTTTCCTAGAACAAAGCCATAACGTGTTAAGTGGAGCCATTGCCGCACATGGCATGTGGTTTATCTTCCCAAAATGAAACCATGCCATTTCACATTGTTGTGaattagtgtgtgtatgttaaactCTCTTTCCATCATGATACCATTAATTCAGTTATTTCTCAACATCCATTTTGTGAGACCATAGGGTACACTTTGGATGTTACTCATTTTGATAAATATAAAGAAGTAAAATACTGTATGTGCATCTGTATAGCAGTAGAAATTGAAAATGCACACCATTGATTTTTTCCACTGAATATTGCAACTGTTTTTATTTTTGTAGCCTAAATCTTATGACATAAGGCAGAATAATGAATAGCCTCTGTAACCTTGTTGAAAAGCAAATTTTGCTTAAGAAAGTGCAACAAAACAATTTCTACAGTGAAAGTGTGATAGTAAAAGATTAGAATGTGATAAATTGTAAGATAAATTTCTTAGTGTTCATTGTCAAGGCAGATAATGAAAGTTAGATGAGTATGATTAGATTATTTAAATGCAGTCTTTTCTTCATCTTATCCAAGGATAAATTCTGTAGCATTGATCTTCTATAGCATAATGACTTCAGTTTTTGTAAGGTTTGATATAGCACTGTAAAGATGGAAGCGTATGATGTAAGAACCAACTGATTTATTGAATTGAACTAGCTAGTATACTGCCAGTTAAATTCTCCAGTATTTTGTACTACAGACAATATTACATCTTAATCTGATCAAAGAAAAGCAGGTAATTGCAGTCTGTCATAGTCTGattgttttatgtattttttttttcccgtaatATAGTATcatggaaaagtatttttttGGACAGACTTGACTTGTGAAACTTTCAAAACAGTAAATAAATTTGGTTGATTTATTTACCTGTTGTTCATTTCCTACGTGATTTCTTTTGATAGTTTTTCACCAATATCTGTTAGTTGGTagtatgataataacaaaagtaTTATAATGTTTTATCTTGCCATATGACTTTATATGTCCCCTAGCATTACACCTTTCCTGCCATTATCAATGTCAAATTTGGTGAAAAAAATTGCCTTGAACACATTGTTCACAATTGTGCTACCGAAGAATATACTTACCTTACTTGAGCTCCTTATTTTCCAACATAAAATTTCTTGGGATGACAAAGTGTTAATGACTTTACATAAACTTTTCTAAAAGAATGTGAATATTTCCATTATCAAGTCTATAAGGCTTTCATGAACTCCATTATCCTTTTCTAACACAAACTTTGTAGTGTGCATCATGACCATTGTTTCACTTTCTGATACCATAATGTATACTAAAATCATACTGAAACTCATTCATTACCAGTGAGTTTTTGCAGTGTAATGGTTAAAGTTGGTAGGGCCTGCCAAGGTTCAAATCCTAGACAGGGAAATTGGCTCAAAGCCAGGCCATTCATTCATCATCTCCCTAGAGCTGGATAATCAGTAGAGGAGGAAAAGATTTCAAGAGCTCAGAGCCCAAAATTGCAGGAGGGTGTTAAGTGTGCaacgggatagattgaattggagcaatgtgatataaAGAGGATGACATGATatgaatggactgaactaggaaaCATGAAGcaatcaggggaaaccacagaaagatctatGGGGCATGGTTTTGTGGATACAGAgctttggtttcattgcattatacatgactgttagagagtgtatgtgaatgaatgaatgtctgTTCCTATAGTTATCTCAAACACAGGAAAAAGCAAACGTATGAACAAAATTTGTACATATCTTtcttacttgattgccatttcccacgttagtgagatagtgccaggaagagatgaggaaaagcCAATCCACTTGCATagattttctagctgtcatttgtaatctACAGAAACCatagcctctcatccacaaccaggccccactgaccccTCCTTGGTTcatctcagacacttcacataccctgctttattccactgaccccagtataccacaccattccaattcatccAATCCAGTGCACGCTGGGGCCTAAACGTGCAGGAGAGTTAAAGGCACacaagggatagagtaaactggaggagagtaagagggaggggaaaaccaAGAAGGAGATACAAATATGGAATTTAAAAAGTTTTCGGTTATTGGTTCTTTAACATTTAGGGAGATAAGGAGTGTAAGGGATAGAATATactagatcgatgtggtatattgggggcgACGTGCGGTatcagtgagctgaaccagggcacatgaggaAGTCAGGGTCAACGGGGCTAATCTATGGATTTTAGGTTCTTGTTTTGTTGTATCATAAAAGTACACAACAGCAGAGGCGTCAAGAGCCAGCAAGGGCCCCAGGTCAAACTTCTTTACTTCCACCTTTGAGAGTGAGGCCTGGCGATGCTCTTTGGGTCCCTTtctctttttacctttttttttaagaactacGCATGAAAAATATGTCCTAAATTAGGTCCTACTGTTAAATACTAAATATGCATATACTGTATCATGTAAGGATGGCCAActtaagaggggaggggggctgcCTTAACAGATCAATTAAAGCAGGATTAAGAGGTATTTGAAAACCCAGAACATCTAAAGTAGGATTAAGAGATGGTTGAAAAAGAAGAGGAACTTGGATCCAGGCCCATCAACTCAACCCGGCTCAGGAGCAGCAACCCCATAGCCCCACATCTTACAGGGCCTGTAAGAGTGAATGCATGCAAACAAAAATCATACTCCAGATACATCTGTATCACTATATCAGAAAATAGAGAGGACGTACGGTATCATAGCATTAAACAATTTCAACTTTTATCGTCTTCGACTCGTTTATCATGCTAAGCTGTTGCTATGCAGCCGCCATTAAGGTCGAGACTGACATATTGAAATTTGGCCTTTCGTACCACTTCGGCTCCTCTTGGCTTACAGAAGATTCCTctttatcgtcatcattattgcCTTCTTTTTCTCAATTATGTTCTTTTTGTCTCCTATCcaatcataaatatcatcaaaaaaaatataaagttaaaAGTTTGTTGAAGGTCACATTCTAATCTGCAGTAAGCAGAGTACCTCTGGTGTGAGACTACTTAAGATTAGATCAAGATATAAAAGTTTCGGGCCGACAGATATGAACTGCATACAGCCAACAGCAATTGCATTTTCTCATCCAGTGCAATGTCTCTTAGAGACAGAAAGGACGACGTACTCCCTGCATCACATTAATACGATTATATTACTTTCTTCTAATGATACGAATATTAAGCCCAAAATTTTTGCCGTAATATTGTGGTGCAATATACACCTACGACAGTACTTTGGTATGTATATAATCTTGACTTGTACGATAAGTGAATATGGTAATGCACGAATACCTCCACGGCgccagattgaaaaaaaaaaaaggtgaaaagtcGCTTTAAATCGCTGAAATAAAACGATTGGTACTAAACACGTGTTTTACATCATTACACGTGCAGTTTATGTGGTTTCTACGTGTAAAATCACACTATGTATTCACAATAAGTAGTATTCATAAAGTCACGGTATCTGTATATTATTAAATCCGGAGTTCAGACTCCATACtcgggtaagaaaaaaaaagtattttttgttCTATTTTGCCCTACAGCGTGCGCCATGATTAAGAACCTTCGGATTTGTTTCGAACCAGCTACagaatggggtgttcagtgccaACAGTTCAGTAGTCTCGAAGCAGTCTCGATCCCTCGCTGGTCAAAGCCAATTCTCGTCATTGTGACGCACGTGTTGTCTCTGGTAAACATATTCTCAGTGTTCCATGTGTTCAGTGAGTTAAAAGTAAGTTGCAGTTGGATGTACAGTCTCTAAGGAGTTTCGTTGGTATTTATTGTGTGTTggatcatgatgtggtggtgatgagaactATATTTACTATCAAACTTTTGAATTGGCCATGGTGTTGGGATATACGTAACATGATGGCCAGGGATACCTGGCTTTGCCACCTGATCAGTGTTTTGGTGTCTTATGTGTTCTTCCTTGTGATGTTAGAAATAGGGTCTGTAATTAGTTACTCTTTGTGTTCCAGATAAGAATGAACCTTTACCATTACTTTTCAGTATTTAGCAACACATGTTGAGTGGACATTGTTTCGTAGCATACAAATTTGCATTGATTTGCCATCGCTGAGGTAAAGATTATTCTTAGGCTTAAGCAAAGGTCGAGCAAGATGATATTCTTAtttggaatatatacatatatatatatatatatatatatatatatatatatatatatatatatataatgatgatatagtttGATTCACAGTAGCTTGGTTCACTGTTTATGATGATTTAAGTTGGATTTCACATATtaacattatttacttgatcctGTGGAAATATAAAGTCATACAATATGTATCACGAAGTAGAACAAATGAGGACCAGCCGATTTTTCAAATTTTCCGTACAGTAAATGAACACACGTATTTTAACTACATTCATTAAACAGAAGTACCTAAGTTGGAacatcatcttccacacacaGACTAGTTTCTGCAGGTGGTAGACGTCGTTTGTTTTGGGTGTTCAATATTTTGAAGCTTTGATGTGCTCTAGTTATAGAATTCTGTGCTTCCGTAAGTAGGAATTCACGTATTTGATACTTTAATGACAGTGGTTTCCTACATGTCACAGTAGGCTGACATTTGTTATGCTTTTAGGACACTAGAAGGATTTGGTGGTTGACTGCAATACCTTAATGATCTTTTCATCGTTTACCCAAGACTTCTTTTAGTTTTCAACATCCCTTATGTTACGTAAGTTATGGCGATATGTGGCTGTCCGTTAACTGGATGGAATGTTTCATATATAATTTTACTCACTGGTTTTTCCAGTTAAACAAAACAAAGCTAGTGTGAACTTAGACTTATCacatctgtctccatcaacagGGAAGTCATGGCTCCAGTAATGAAGATCTACTTCTGTGGCAGCATTCGGTCTGGTCGAACTGATGCAGCTATATATGCCCGCATTGTGGAGATACTGGGGAAGTATGGCACAGTACTGACACCAGATGTAGGAGACACTAAGATTACTGCCATGGGTTTAAGTGAAGGTAGGTAAATGAGCCTTCAAGTCCATATTTTCTACTCAGACAGTCACCCTTAGTGAAGGATATGAACATTAATTTAGGGTATTGTTAGTCTGGTGTACATTTGCTAGTTTTCAGTGAAGGAAGTTTATGAAAAGCTTGCCTCTTGAATGTAAGTTATTAACATTCAAAAACTAAAAGAAGGATGTTTTCATGTACACCTGCAATTCAGAAACATGAAGTTATTTCTGTGTACATTTACTGTTCTTTCAGGTGAGGCTGAAACTGACAAGGAGATTCATGATCGAGACGTTAAACTACTTGAGGAGTGTGATGGTAAGGATTGAATTTAATTGGTATTCCTTGCCAACAAATTTGAGAATTCTCACTGATTGTGATTTTAAGGTCATTATGCATTTCTGTTTGACCTGTAAAGAGAAAATTTGAACATACTGATGCCATTGGTGGCATGTAACCATATTGATTGTAGAATGGAATAAGATTTCTTATATAATAGTACAATATATTGAAGAGATTTACCTGAAGAATGAGGAACATAGGATAAATTTTTTACGTTTGCAAATAAATATTGTAGTAGGGAGGGCTGTGAATATTAGAATGTTGCAGTTAAAAGAGAATGTATTTAGAAATCAGTAGAACGTATGAAAATGTCATAATTTTGCATTGGAGTTGACGTTTACCTagatttttaatgttttttgaaatatagaaagaatatcATGGTTTCTTCATAAAACATGGTAAAGAATGTTTGCTGAAAATGGTTACGGACTAGTAGAAATCAGTAGAACCTATGAAAATGTCATAGCTTTCCATTGGAGTTGATGTTTGATTAAATTTTCAAGTTTTTTGAAATATAATCAGAATGTCATAGTTTCTTCATATAACATGGTAAAGAATGTTTGCTGGAAATGGTTGCAGACTAGGGTGCATGAATATGGGCATTTTACAGTAATTGGATGGAAACACATACTGCTTAAAATTGATGTAAACAAGTCCATAAATGTTTTGTAGAAGCTGTCTTTGAGAATAAGAAAAATTCTTGTTGCAGGCAGAAGTTATGAGGATTTCATAGGGTTAGTTGATTTCTTGAAGTGTTTCATCTAGTTTAACAGTAATTGAATCCACATTTTCCCTTATATACATTGTCCTAAAACCTCCAACCCCACCATATTGAGTTATTTACTCTTGGAAAGAAAGATATTAATTGTGCTTACCCAGTCTTTACTTTATTGCAGTAAATATTAGCATCTAATTTTTTTGTGTTTGATTTTAATGTATGTTTAAATAAAAGAAATTGCCAATTTTTACTAGTTACATTATGATTAGAGAATTATTCAGTATTTACTCATACAGGTGATTGTTATGTTTGTTGTAATCCAGCATTTGTTGAAAATGAATTCCAAATTGATTCTCTTTAGTGAAGGATTTTCTGTCATTTTGTGTTTGTCACTTTTCTTAAGCTCTTAAGCCCATGTTCCTAGCCTGGGATTTCTAACCAAGGTACTTGTAAAAGTGCTTTGTACGTTGATTTTTTATTCACAtggacattatttttttctttcccttagtCATTGTAGCTGAAGTAACTCAGCCGTCATTGGGTGTTGGCTATGAAATTGGACGTGGAGTTGCTATGAGCAAGAAGATTCTTTGTTTGTATAGACCTCAGCCTGACAGAAGTAAGTAAATGTAATTAAGATATTAAAttcaaaaacttttctgcttATTTTTGTGTACATTACTTCATTATTTTCATATCTTTACTGTTATTTCTACGCTATTTCaaatggttggttatttgggctttaggcctatcagtgACCAGGACCATGAAGACCATCCCTATCGTGCTGGAACCAAACTCCTGAAAACATCTTTCGGCATTATAGATAAATCAGTGACCACATACATGACCCATGCTGTTTCAGATAATTCACAATTAACTTGAGCTCCTCTGCCTGCATGCTTCTTATCACTGTATTGTATATCTGTAATGTTATCCTGGTATCCTTTTATTTGTAGCACATAATcttctttatctttatcattagattttacatAGTCCTtccatcggtgaagagggctagggaggaagtgataacaggtagtgatgaagtgaggaggagatggagtatattgatgattgagtggctgttgtagagtgttttggtcagggtggtgtgcgaattgaatcagggagagtggttcgttgaagagagaagaggttgtgaaagccttgctgtagatgaaatccagcaaggcggcagggtttggatggtattgcagtttaatttaaTATGAAAGTGGGTGAATGTAATGCtaattggttggtatggatatttcaatttatgtatagatcatggtgaaatgcccgAGAATTGgctgaatgtatgtatagtgcctttgtacaaaggcaaatgggataaaggcataaaggtgagtgtttagagtacagaggcataagtttgttatgtattcctggaaaattgtatggtaggttattgattgagaggttgaaggcatgtatagagcatcagatttgggaggagcagtctggtttcagaggtgatagaggatgtgtggatcaggtgcttgctttgaagaatgtgagaaatagaaaaacaaggatttgtatgtagtatttaaggatctggagagggcatatgatagggctgatagagatgttttgtggaaggtcataagaatacatagtgtgggaggtaagctgcttcaAGCAGTGTGAattttttgtcaagggtgtaaggcatgtgtatgagtaggaagagaggagagtaattggttcccagtgagggacggtctgtggcaggagtgtgcaatatccccatagttgtttaatttgtttatggatggggtgccttgtgaggtaaatgcaagagttttaagagaaaggagcaagtatgcagtttgttagggATGGGAGGGCCTGGTGGCTAtgtcaagtgagaaactgcaaaagttggtgactgaacttggaaaagtgtgtgaaaggagaaggttaagagtagatgtgaataagagcaaggttattatattcagcagggttgagggacaagttagttgggatgtgagtttgaatggagaaaaattggagtaagtgaagtgctttagatatctgggagtggacttaacaacAAATGGAATcgtggaagtgggagtgagtcataggaagggggagggggcgaaggttttgggagcagtgaagaatgtgtggaaagagagaacatcatctcagagagaaaaaatggttatgtttgaaggaatagtagttctaacaatatggctgcaaggcatgagctgtagatagggttgtatggtggtgggtggatgtgctggaaatgaaacgtttgaggacagtatgtggtgtgaggtggtttgagcgagtaagtaatgaaagggtaagatagaggtgtggtaataaagagtatggttgagagagcagaagaaggtgtattgaaatggtttgggcatatggagagaataattgaggaaaggttgacaaagaggatatatgtcagaagtagaggaaacatggagaacaggaagaccaaattggagatgaaagatggagtgaaaaagattttgagcaatagtgacctgaacatgtaggaaggtgaaaggtgtgcatgggatagaatgaacttgaaccatgtggtatacaggggtctacATGTTGTCACTGGATTcgaccagggcttgtgaaacatctggaatagacagtggaaaggtctttggggcctttggttttggtgcattacacatgacagctcgagaatggatgtaagcagatgcggcctttcgtTTGTTCATGCagcacctcgctaatgtgggaaattttttttcccccaacctaGTATCATATAGTACATATGTAAAATACTTTTATACAGTACATAGGTTGAAATAGTGTATGAGTAAACAGAAAGGCTGTATGCTCCTGATCCTCCCACCGAAATTAGGAATGGGGTGACTATAATGATAACAGATAGACACATGATTTAAAGCTATGCATATTTAAAGATATGATACTTTTGTATTAACTAAAGAAGACCCTTTCATGCTTTAAACTAAGGTAGCTTAAGCTGAGAAGGTTGGGTTTGTGATCTTTATGATAGATTAACTATATAACACCCATGCCATGCAGTAGGGTGCCTTAAACTGATGATGTATGTAATATGGTGAACATAGTTATGAGCACCCTCATGGCTTGCTGAACATTCTGTGATTCATCATAAGAGAATGAAACTTTTGTGTTTTAGTTCAGCCACAGTTTcaggattatacatatatatatatatatattttttttttcaccattatcattgttatacgATTAAAGGTAGCTAAAGCATTTCAAGATAGCAGCCTCATTCACTCCATGGAAAGTGTTACGCTTCTCCTTACACAGTTTTGTCAGCAATGATTCGTGGTGCTGAAATGGGTGAGATGTTCACAACCAAGGATTACAAAGAGGAGGATCTCCCTGTCATCTTGGAAGAGTTCTTCTTTAAACAGAGAAGCAGGAAGGACTCACTCGACTGGAATACCTATGAGCCGATGTAGAAAATTGTTGACGGTATAAAATTTACCTACAAGTTCAGGCATTATTTTATGGGTGAGCTACTTATTCCTAAACATATCTATAGAATCCATTGATTATTAGCAAATTCCTGGTCAGGGATACTCATGCTTGGTACTATATTGGTTTGTTGTAATCAAAGAAAAGAGCATGATAATGTTATTACATGATACTCCTTTTAAGTTACTTTTACATTAAAGTAATCAAATTGTTTCCCATTCAGACAAAAATTCTTAGAGAAAATATTGTGATTTTGTGTTTATTACATGTATTTTTCAATAATCATTCATCAGTATTGTTGAGATGTTTAGAGGAATGTCTTACCTGGTTATGTGTTATCCAAAAGAGTATTAGGAAATGTACACAAAGCAAATGTTTTTG
This region of Panulirus ornatus isolate Po-2019 chromosome 38, ASM3632096v1, whole genome shotgun sequence genomic DNA includes:
- the LOC139760861 gene encoding 5-hydroxymethyl-dUMP N-hydrolase-like; its protein translation is MAPVMKIYFCGSIRSGRTDAAIYARIVEILGKYGTVLTPDVGDTKITAMGLSEGEAETDKEIHDRDVKLLEECDVIVAEVTQPSLGVGYEIGRGVAMSKKILCLYRPQPDRILSAMIRGAEMGEMFTTKDYKEEDLPVILEEFFFKQRSRKDSLDWNTYEPM